One Triticum dicoccoides isolate Atlit2015 ecotype Zavitan chromosome 5B, WEW_v2.0, whole genome shotgun sequence genomic window carries:
- the LOC119308918 gene encoding uncharacterized protein LOC119308918 isoform X3 — MGNRGGGQAGRRDVKHSFAAVSPDPEQIWELQQGLGSDVATNEPLLRKDASKPSDMSDVSPQCSVHSGNAGDLRYLDLQQ; from the exons ATGGGGAACAGGGGAGGAGGCCAAGCGGGGAGGAGAGACGTGAAGCATTCATTTGCTGCCGTTTCTCCAG ATCCAGAGCAAATATGGGAGCTCCAGCAAGGCCTTG GTTCTGATGTTGCAACCAATGAGCCTTTGCTCAGGAAAGATGCTTCTAAGCCATCTGATATGAGCGATGTTTCACCACAATGTTCTGTACATTCAG GAAATGCTGGCGATTTGAGATATCTTGATCTCCAACAGTAA
- the LOC119308918 gene encoding uncharacterized protein LOC119308918 isoform X1, producing the protein MGNRGGGQAGRRDVKHSFAAVSPDPEQIWELQQGLGSDVATNEPLLRKDASKPSDMSDVSPQCSVHSVHLTLLHSCRHAALHGRNSCSEHHLICCCSQTQYPHGMSTSPREACRKNCNTSPLPLIFTKNIMCHRLIRKCWRFEIS; encoded by the exons ATGGGGAACAGGGGAGGAGGCCAAGCGGGGAGGAGAGACGTGAAGCATTCATTTGCTGCCGTTTCTCCAG ATCCAGAGCAAATATGGGAGCTCCAGCAAGGCCTTG GTTCTGATGTTGCAACCAATGAGCCTTTGCTCAGGAAAGATGCTTCTAAGCCATCTGATATGAGCGATGTTTCACCACAATGTTCTGTACATTCAG TCCACCTCACCCTCCTTCACTCGTGCCGGCATGCCGCCCTCCATGGTAGAAATTCCTGTAGCGAGCACCATCTCATATGCTGCTGCTCACAGACCCAGTATCCTCATGGCATGTCAACATCACCGAG AGAAGCATGCAGGAAGAATTGCAATACTTCACCACTACCCTTGATCTTTACTAAAAATATAATGTGCCATCGACTCATTAG GAAATGCTGGCGATTTGAGATATCTTGA
- the LOC119308918 gene encoding uncharacterized protein LOC119308918 isoform X2, whose translation MGNRGGGQAGRRDVKHSFAAVSPDPEQIWELQQGLGSDVATNEPLLRKDASKPSDMSDVSPQCSVHSEKHAGRIAILHHYP comes from the exons ATGGGGAACAGGGGAGGAGGCCAAGCGGGGAGGAGAGACGTGAAGCATTCATTTGCTGCCGTTTCTCCAG ATCCAGAGCAAATATGGGAGCTCCAGCAAGGCCTTG GTTCTGATGTTGCAACCAATGAGCCTTTGCTCAGGAAAGATGCTTCTAAGCCATCTGATATGAGCGATGTTTCACCACAATGTTCTGTACATTCAG AGAAGCATGCAGGAAGAATTGCAATACTTCACCACTACCCTTGA